In the genome of Calliopsis andreniformis isolate RMS-2024a chromosome 10, iyCalAndr_principal, whole genome shotgun sequence, one region contains:
- the LOC143184407 gene encoding uncharacterized protein LOC143184407 translates to MTRCQSLQSFAPATMTESAKLSWPEQKESRCPRGTITCGMLPTLRALASKECDSYQETVCLVPIDAQMDSASHLQMILLEAYCRETGIKVLRVSRERIRDHLCPGSGDLSCVLISSSHPYFLEPPE, encoded by the exons ATGACACGCTGCCAGAGCCTGCAATCCTTCGCACCTGCTACGATGACCGAAAG CGCAAAACTATCGTGGCCAGAACAGAAGGAGTCCAGGTGTCCAAGAGGCACGATCACGTGCGGAATGCTGCCGACGTTGCGAGCCCTAGCATCCAAGGAATGCGACAGTTACCAAGAGACAGTCTGTCTCGTGCCCATTGACGCACAAATGGACTCGGCCAGCCACCTGCAGATGATACTATTGGAGGCATATTGTCGTGAAACGGGGATCAAAGTGCTAAGAGTCTCCAGAGAGAGGATAAGAGACCACCTGTGTCCTGGAAGCGGGGATTTGTCCTGCGTTCTCATCTCTAGTAGTCATCCATATTTTCTTGaaccaccagagtga
- the LOC143184410 gene encoding electron transfer flavoprotein beta subunit lysine methyltransferase-like: MITRWVTRSGGLYVTAVPTNRSKWERGRSHGCHFAIEGIVGSEFEVAQTILKHTEVTRKHMTPEIRLFLLTANCSLYHEPFQTILNGDQATKNVFTNPFWSIYWPGGQALARFVLDEGGRLFSTLNKGETNVLDVGAGCGAAAIAAKLVGANKVVANDIDKVACTAISMNAALNHVKIEISQENLLHEPLKTAVDVILIGDMLYDEEIAGSLIPWLQKARKSGSRIYLSDPGRHGLTSDLKKRLKLLKVYPLPDNVRQENYGYDKCNVWEFLG; encoded by the exons ATGATTACAAGATGGGTTACACGCTCGGGTGGCCTCTACGTGACAGCGGTTCCAACGAACAGAAGCAAGTGGGAACGTGGCAGGAGCCACGGATGCCACTTTGCCATTGAAGGGATCGTTGGTAGCGAGTTTGAGGTGGCGCAAACGATTCTGAAGCATACAGAAGTGACCAGAAAACACATGACGCCAGAGATCAGGTTGTTTCTGCTAACGGCCAACTGTTCCCTGTACCACGAACCGTTTCAAACTATTCTGAATGGGGATCAAGCGACGAAGAATGTGTTCACGAACCCCTTCTGGTCCATTTATTGGCCTGGAGGTCAGGCACTCGCCAGATTCGTCCTGGATGAAGGAGGGAGACTATTCTCGACCCTGAACAAAGGGGAAACGAATGTACTGGACGTTGGGGCTGGCTGTGGAGCTGCTGCGATCGCTGCCAAGCTTGTTGGGGCCAATAAAGTCGTTGCTAATGACATTGATAAAG TCGCCTGTACAGCCATTTCCATGAACGCGGCATTGAACCATGTGAAAATTGAGATATCGCAGGAGAATCTCTTGCATGAGCCGCTTAAAACAGCTGTCGACGTTATTCTCATTGGTGATATGCTCTACGACGAAGAAATTGCTGGCAGTTTGATCCCTTGGCTCCAAAAAGCACGCAAAAGTGGATCAAGAATTTATTTGAGCGATCCAGGGAGGCATGGCCTGACCAGTGACTTGAAAAAGAGACTGAAATTGTTGAAGGTGTATCCTTTACCTGACAATGTTCGACAGGAAAATTATGGTTACGATAAATGTAATGTTTGGGAATTCCTGGGATAG
- the LOC143184408 gene encoding uncharacterized protein LOC143184408 encodes MKHYTFFLRRVSRITKKSQKRRDASIDVSKYTPRADLSSQRSSSASVASRNFWRGLSAASYIFACMRGGCREGARWEISRAEEANAQLPGRSRLRVFAITT; translated from the exons ATGAAGCATTACACGTTTTTCTTGCGCCGAGTTTCGAGAATCACAAAG AAAAGCCAGAAAAGGAGGGATGCATCTATAGATGTGTCTAAATACACCCCTCGAGCTgatcttagcagtcaacgatcaTCCTCCGCTTCGGTCGCGAGCAGGAACTTTTGGCGGGGGCTCTCGGCAGCAAGTTACATATTTGCTTGTATGCGAGGAGGGTGCAGAGAGGGTGCGCGCTGGGAGATCAGTCGCGCGGAAGAGGCTAACGCCCAGCTGCCCGGCAGATCGCGACTTCGTGTGTTCGCGATAACGACCTGA